Proteins from one Rutidosis leptorrhynchoides isolate AG116_Rl617_1_P2 unplaced genomic scaffold, CSIRO_AGI_Rlap_v1 contig222, whole genome shotgun sequence genomic window:
- the LOC139882052 gene encoding uncharacterized protein: MANRLKPWLPMLIAEEQTAFMSNKLIQDNIFIVQEVIHLLKLGFHARWVQWIKICISSISFNILINGEPSAEFKPTRGIRQGDPFSPYLFIIMTNILSTLMRKAIQDETIKGIRLNPTCPTLSHLLFADDAILFLDGTIREAQNVSNVLNQYCYVTSQAINLNKSRLFVGKSCPPHLKQNLASELRVAITEHLGKYLGIPANLGKTKKQMFAWMLTRVERKLEGWKEKLISKAGKEILIKAIIQTIPQYQKKAIDHHRADRVFHIIEPATGWKIGDGKTIKIHEDLWLPTRRLIGPANKEEPRLVADLIESDSKKWNVNRVTALFQENIANEILAQPLCLHSRPDKLVWTANKSGIYTIKSGYNRMHSSATHPNNQQLSPSYQTPKLLWPTIWKLPTSPKIRFLIWNICNNSLTTKENLHRRKMIPDLLCQICGQAPETMERLFILCGWTKIVWLDPQNQADTNPKHITIIDKWIFENLTTRIDDRSKALFAALLWNIWLTRNAAIFRGIKPAPSHTQENAWITANLHLKWGKQGKKPSNSIAPDRTSCETWKPPDLFSSKLNVDVAWSSSN; this comes from the exons ATGGCTAACCGGCTTAAACCATGGCTGCCAATGCTTATTGCAGAAGAACAAACAGCTTTTATGAGTAACAAGTTGATCCAAGACAACATCTTTATTGTTCAAGAGGTGATCCATCTATTAAAG TTGGGCTTCCATGCGAGATGGGTTCAGTGGATTAAAATATGCATCTCTTCAATATCTTTTAATATCTTGATTAATGGTGAGCCATCAGCTGAGTTTAAACCTACTAGAGGCATCAGACAGGGGGATCCCTTCTCACCATATCTCTTTATTATCATGACAAATATCCTCTCCACCCTAATGCGCAAAGCTATTCAAGATGAAACTATTAAGGGTATTCGGTTAAATCCTACTTGTCCAACTCTATCTCATCTCCTATTTGCAGATGATGCCATTTTATTCCTAGATGGCACAATCCGAGAAGCTCAGAATGTTTCTAATGTACTGAATCAGTATTGCTATGTGACAAGCCAAGCGATAAACCTCAACAAATCTAGGCTTTTTGTTGGGAAGAGCTGCCCTCCTCATCTTAAACAGAATCTAGCTTCAGAATTGAGAGTTGCTATCACTGAACATTTAGGAAAGTATCTCGGTATTCCAGCTAATTTGGGGAAAACAAAAAAGCAAATGTTTGCTTGGATGTTGACAAGGGTAGAAAGGAAATTGGAAGGGTGGAAAGAGAAGCTAATTTCAAAAGCTGGCAAGGAAATCCTTATTAAAGCAATCATTCAGACCATTCCTCAGTAT CAAAAAAAGGCAATCGACCATCATAGAGCTGACAGAGTATTTCACATAATTGAACCAGCTACCGGGTGGAAGATTGGGGATGGGAAAACGATCAAAATTCATGAAGATTTATGGTTACCTACTAGAAGACTCATTGGTCCAGCTAATAAGGAAGAACCACGATTAGTGGCTGATCTAATAGAAAGCGACAGCAAAAAGTGGAATGTGAACAGAGTTACAGCCCTGTTTCAGGAAAATATAGCTAACGAGATACTAGCTCAACCCCTCTGCCTTCATTCTAGACCAGACAAACTTGTGTGGACTGCAAACAAGTCAGGCATCTACACTATCAAAAGCGGATACAATCGCATGCACAGCTCAGCCACACATCCAAACAACCAACAACTCTCCCCATCATACCAAACACCAAAGTTACTCTGGCCTACAATATGGAAACTTCCTACATCCCCAAAAATCCGATTCCTAATTTGGAATATATGCAACAATTCACTCACAACCAAAGAAAATCTTCACCGAAGGAAAATGATACCTGATCTGTTGTGCCAGATTTGTGGCCAAGCCCCAGAAACCATGGAGCGCCTCTTCATCCTCTGTGGTTGGACAAAAATCGTATGGTTAGACCCTCAAAATCAAGCCGACACAAACCCAaaacacataaccataatagaCAAGTGGATTTTTGAGAATCTTACCACCAGAATTGATGACAGATCAAAAGCCCTCTTCGCAGCTCTTCTGTGGAACATCTGGCTGACCCGCAATGCTGCGATCTTCAGGGGAATCAAGCCGGCTCCCTCTCACACCCAAGAAAACGCTTGGATTACAGCAAATCTGCACCTGAAATGGGGAAAACAGGGGAAGAAACCATCAAATAGCATAGCACCAGACAGAACCAGCTGCGAAACTTGGAAACCCCCTGACCTATTTTCGTCGAAGCTCAACGTTGATGTTGCTTGGAGTAGCTCGAACTAG